One window of Klebsiella quasivariicola genomic DNA carries:
- a CDS encoding LacI family DNA-binding transcriptional regulator, whose amino-acid sequence MKSKSATLEDVARHAGVSYQTVSRVLNKSANVSEATRRKVEKSIEALRYVPNRLAQQLVGKESQTVGLVTISLAWHAPSQVAAAVKRYANLEGYQVLISMIDESVNQSIQDSINELKSQRVDKVIINVPLETEQAQKIAADNDDIVCLFLDVDPYSSVFNVSFNPADGTRASVKYLYEMGHREIALLAGPDSSVSAKLRLKSWLETLDGYGLKPVTILHGNWDAQSGYAGALQMLRETPNFSAVLVGNDQMALGVLSAFHQHQVAVPGEKSVIGYDDTYESSFFYPALSTVSLDLDLQGKEAVRRILASTSGASHTSSILPARLVIRHSSGARVEEGKDLQAIAEQLRAIAHRLAP is encoded by the coding sequence ATGAAGTCTAAAAGCGCTACTCTGGAAGACGTTGCCCGTCATGCAGGCGTCTCTTACCAGACCGTGTCCAGGGTACTCAATAAATCTGCCAATGTATCCGAAGCGACGCGCCGCAAGGTGGAGAAATCGATAGAGGCCTTACGCTATGTGCCAAACCGGCTGGCGCAGCAGCTGGTGGGAAAGGAGAGTCAGACGGTCGGTCTGGTGACTATTTCGCTGGCCTGGCATGCGCCTTCCCAGGTGGCGGCGGCGGTAAAACGCTATGCCAATCTGGAAGGTTATCAGGTACTGATTTCGATGATCGATGAGAGCGTCAACCAAAGTATCCAGGATTCTATCAATGAGCTGAAATCTCAGCGGGTGGACAAGGTCATTATCAACGTGCCGCTGGAGACCGAACAGGCGCAGAAAATCGCCGCTGACAATGATGATATCGTCTGCCTTTTTCTCGATGTCGATCCCTACAGCTCCGTGTTTAACGTTTCGTTTAACCCGGCGGACGGTACCCGGGCCAGCGTCAAATATCTCTATGAGATGGGGCATCGGGAGATCGCGTTGCTGGCGGGGCCGGACAGCTCGGTGTCGGCCAAGCTCCGGCTAAAAAGCTGGCTGGAAACCCTTGATGGCTACGGCCTGAAGCCGGTGACTATTCTGCATGGCAACTGGGATGCGCAAAGCGGCTATGCTGGTGCACTGCAGATGCTGCGCGAAACGCCCAATTTCAGCGCCGTGCTGGTAGGTAATGACCAGATGGCGCTGGGGGTGCTCAGCGCTTTCCATCAGCATCAGGTGGCGGTGCCGGGTGAGAAGTCCGTTATTGGCTATGACGATACCTACGAAAGCTCGTTTTTCTATCCGGCACTGAGTACGGTGTCGCTGGATCTCGATCTGCAGGGGAAGGAGGCTGTGCGGCGGATCCTCGCCAGTACCAGCGGCGCGTCGCATACCTCATCCATCCTGCCGGCACGCCTGGTGATACGCCATTCCAGCGGTGCCCGAGTCGAGGAGGGAAAAGATCTGCAGGCTATCGCGGAACAGCTCCGCGCCATCGCCCACCGTCTGGCACCCTGA
- a CDS encoding beta-galactosidase codes for MNKFAPLHPKVNTLLHGADYNPEQWENDPDIIDKDIAMMQQAKCNVMSVGIFSWAKLEPREGVFDFAWLDTILDKLYAAGIHVFLATPSGARPAWMSQRYPQVLRVGRDRVPALHGGRHNHCMSSPVYREKTLKINSLLAERYSSHPAVLGWHISNEYGGECHCDLCQNRFRDWLKARYQTLEDLNQAWWSTFWSHTYTDWSQIESPAPQGEVSIHGLNLDWRRFNTAQVTDFCRHEIAPLKAANAALPVTTNFMEYFYDYDYWQLAEALDFISWDSYPMWHRDKDETALACYTAMYHDMMRSLKGGKPFVLMESTPGATNWQPTSKLKKPGMHILSSLQAVAHGADSVQYFQWRKSRGSVEKFHGAVVDHVGHIDTRIGREVCQLGEILSKLPEVRGCRTEAKVAIIFDQQNRWALDDAQGPRNLGMEYEKTVNEHYRPFWEQGIAVDVIDADVDLTPYQLVIAPMLYMVRDGFAGRAEAFVASGGHLVTTYWTGIVNESDLCYLGGFPGPLRNLLGIWAEEIDCLNDGEFNLVQGLAGNQCGLQGPYQVRHLCELIHTESAQALATYRDDFYAGRPAVTVNEFGKGKAWHVASRNDLAFQRDFFSALSKELALPRAIATELPPGVVATARTDGDNAFIFLQNYSAQSHTLTLPQGYWDCLTDAAVSAPLSLSAWDCRILRRHA; via the coding sequence ATGAATAAATTTGCACCTTTACATCCGAAGGTTAATACGCTGCTGCATGGCGCGGATTATAATCCGGAGCAATGGGAGAATGACCCCGATATTATTGATAAAGACATTGCCATGATGCAGCAGGCAAAATGCAATGTGATGTCGGTGGGAATATTTAGCTGGGCGAAACTTGAGCCACGCGAAGGGGTATTTGATTTCGCCTGGCTGGACACTATTCTGGATAAACTGTATGCCGCCGGTATACATGTTTTTCTGGCCACGCCGAGCGGCGCGCGTCCGGCGTGGATGTCGCAACGCTATCCGCAGGTTCTGCGGGTAGGGCGCGATCGGGTGCCGGCCCTGCACGGCGGCCGTCACAATCATTGTATGTCGTCGCCGGTCTATCGCGAGAAGACCCTGAAAATCAATAGCCTGCTCGCAGAACGTTACTCCTCACACCCGGCCGTGCTGGGTTGGCATATTTCCAACGAATATGGCGGTGAATGCCATTGCGATCTCTGCCAGAACCGTTTTCGCGACTGGCTGAAGGCGCGTTACCAGACCCTGGAGGATCTCAACCAGGCCTGGTGGAGTACCTTCTGGAGCCATACCTATACCGACTGGTCGCAGATTGAATCGCCTGCGCCGCAGGGCGAGGTGTCGATCCACGGTCTCAATCTTGACTGGCGCCGTTTTAACACCGCTCAGGTGACCGATTTTTGCCGCCATGAAATTGCCCCGCTGAAAGCGGCGAATGCCGCTCTGCCAGTGACCACCAATTTTATGGAATATTTCTACGATTACGACTACTGGCAGCTGGCGGAGGCGCTGGATTTCATCTCCTGGGACAGCTATCCGATGTGGCACCGCGATAAAGACGAAACCGCGCTGGCCTGCTACACCGCGATGTATCACGACATGATGCGCAGCCTGAAGGGTGGTAAGCCGTTTGTGCTGATGGAGTCCACACCGGGCGCCACCAACTGGCAGCCGACCAGCAAACTGAAGAAGCCGGGAATGCATATTCTCTCCTCGCTGCAGGCGGTAGCGCATGGTGCCGACTCGGTGCAGTATTTCCAGTGGCGGAAGAGTCGCGGGTCAGTAGAGAAATTTCACGGCGCGGTGGTCGACCACGTTGGGCACATTGATACCCGCATTGGCCGTGAAGTCTGCCAGCTGGGCGAGATCCTCAGTAAGCTGCCGGAGGTGAGGGGCTGTCGCACCGAGGCGAAAGTAGCGATTATCTTCGACCAGCAGAACCGCTGGGCGCTGGATGATGCCCAGGGGCCACGCAATCTTGGGATGGAATATGAGAAGACGGTCAACGAGCACTACCGCCCGTTCTGGGAGCAGGGCATCGCCGTCGATGTGATTGACGCCGATGTTGATTTAACGCCGTACCAGTTAGTGATTGCCCCGATGTTATATATGGTGCGCGACGGCTTTGCCGGGCGGGCAGAGGCGTTTGTCGCCAGCGGCGGCCACCTGGTGACCACCTACTGGACCGGCATCGTCAATGAGTCCGATCTCTGCTATCTCGGCGGCTTCCCGGGCCCGCTGCGCAATCTGCTGGGGATCTGGGCGGAAGAGATCGACTGCCTCAATGACGGCGAGTTTAATCTGGTGCAGGGGCTTGCCGGGAATCAGTGCGGTCTGCAGGGCCCTTATCAGGTGCGCCATCTCTGCGAACTGATCCATACCGAGAGCGCCCAGGCGCTGGCCACCTACCGGGATGATTTTTATGCCGGACGGCCGGCGGTGACGGTGAACGAGTTCGGGAAAGGCAAAGCCTGGCATGTGGCCTCCCGCAACGATTTAGCCTTCCAGCGCGATTTCTTTAGCGCCCTGAGCAAGGAGCTGGCCCTGCCGCGGGCGATAGCGACGGAGTTACCACCCGGCGTGGTGGCCACTGCGCGCACTGACGGTGACAACGCATTTATCTTCCTGCAGAACTACAGCGCCCAAAGCCATACCCTGACTCTGCCGCAAGGGTATTGGGATTGCCTGACCGACGCGGCGGTGTCGGCTCCGCTGAGCCTGTCAGCATGGGATTGTCGTATTCTCCGTCGTCACGCGTAA
- a CDS encoding sugar ABC transporter permease, which yields MAQSPSIKREKWIRLSLTWLVVILVSVVIIYPLVWTVGASLNAGNSLLSTSIIPENVSFQHYADLFNGNVNYLTWYWNSMKISFLTMVLTLISVSFTAYAFSRFRFKGRQNGLMLFLLLQMIPQFSALIAIFVLSQLLGLINSHLALVLIYVGGMIPMNTWLMKGYLDAIPKDLDESARMDGASSFRIFIEIIMPLSRPILAVVALFSFTGPLGDFILSSTILRTPDKYTLPIGLYNLVAQKMGASYTTYAAGAVLIAVPVAILYLALQKYFVSGLTSGSTKG from the coding sequence ATGGCTCAATCACCCAGTATTAAACGCGAAAAGTGGATCCGACTCTCTCTCACCTGGCTGGTGGTCATCCTGGTCTCGGTGGTGATTATCTATCCGCTGGTCTGGACGGTCGGGGCGTCGCTGAACGCCGGCAATAGCCTGCTCAGTACCTCAATCATTCCGGAAAATGTGTCGTTCCAGCATTATGCCGATCTGTTTAATGGCAATGTGAATTACCTCACCTGGTACTGGAACTCGATGAAAATCAGCTTCCTGACCATGGTGCTGACCCTGATTAGCGTCAGCTTTACCGCTTACGCCTTCTCCCGCTTCCGCTTTAAAGGGCGGCAGAACGGGCTGATGCTGTTCCTGCTGCTGCAGATGATCCCGCAGTTTTCTGCACTGATTGCGATCTTCGTCCTGTCGCAGCTGCTTGGCCTGATTAACAGCCATCTGGCGCTGGTGCTGATCTACGTCGGCGGGATGATCCCGATGAATACCTGGCTGATGAAGGGGTATCTCGATGCGATCCCCAAAGACCTGGATGAGTCCGCTCGCATGGACGGCGCCAGCAGCTTTCGCATCTTTATCGAGATCATCATGCCGTTGTCGAGGCCGATCCTCGCGGTGGTGGCGCTGTTCTCGTTCACTGGTCCGCTGGGGGATTTTATCCTCTCCAGCACCATCCTGCGTACCCCGGATAAATACACGCTGCCTATCGGTCTGTATAACCTGGTGGCGCAAAAAATGGGTGCCAGCTACACCACCTACGCGGCGGGGGCAGTGCTGATTGCCGTACCGGTGGCGATCCTCTATCTGGCGCTACAAAAATACTTCGTCTCCGGCCTGACCTCGGGCAGTACTAAAGGATAA
- a CDS encoding glucose PTS transporter subunit EIIB has translation MVSLKSFLHYFSPARPAQPLSEAEKQQIEALIQAFGGEANITQVDACITRLRVTVRHLADVDTDALQQQGALGVIILGQQVHAIFGKQSDALRQLLDEHFAARK, from the coding sequence ATGGTGAGTTTAAAATCCTTCCTGCACTATTTCTCTCCTGCGCGTCCGGCACAGCCATTAAGCGAGGCGGAAAAACAGCAAATTGAGGCGCTTATTCAGGCCTTTGGTGGCGAAGCGAATATTACGCAAGTGGATGCCTGTATTACGCGTCTGCGCGTGACGGTTCGTCATCTTGCAGACGTAGATACGGACGCATTACAGCAGCAGGGGGCGCTGGGCGTTATTATTCTTGGTCAGCAGGTGCATGCCATTTTCGGTAAACAGTCCGATGCGCTGCGTCAGCTTTTGGATGAACATTTTGCCGCCCGGAAATAA
- a CDS encoding GNAT family N-acetyltransferase, giving the protein MCEYNQFGQALGAALPDWQPRPWPSRQVLQGSRCRLEPLTPAHASDLFAAHQLAPDARSWTWLLREPESSLAEFSAWVTQVATLADPIHFAVVDQQHGKAIGSLALMRIDAAHGVVEVGHVHFSPLLSRTAMATEAHWLLMQYVFDTLGYRRYEWKCNSLNIPSARAARRLGFQYEGRFRQALVSKGHNRDTDWFSVIDGEWPQLDNAMRQWLAVDNFTADGQQRRPLESFR; this is encoded by the coding sequence ATGTGTGAATACAATCAGTTTGGACAGGCGCTCGGCGCCGCACTGCCTGACTGGCAACCGCGCCCCTGGCCGTCACGACAGGTATTGCAGGGTAGCCGCTGCCGCCTGGAACCACTGACCCCCGCCCATGCCAGCGATCTGTTTGCGGCCCACCAGCTGGCGCCTGACGCCCGCAGCTGGACCTGGCTGCTGCGTGAGCCAGAGAGCAGTCTCGCTGAATTTAGTGCCTGGGTAACGCAGGTGGCCACGCTGGCGGATCCGATCCATTTTGCCGTCGTTGACCAACAACACGGGAAAGCGATCGGCTCGCTGGCGTTAATGCGTATCGATGCCGCCCACGGCGTGGTCGAGGTGGGGCATGTGCATTTTTCGCCGTTATTAAGTCGGACCGCCATGGCGACCGAAGCGCACTGGCTGTTGATGCAGTATGTCTTCGACACGCTTGGCTACCGGCGCTATGAATGGAAATGCAACAGTCTTAATATCCCCTCAGCCCGGGCGGCAAGGCGGCTGGGGTTTCAGTACGAAGGACGTTTTCGCCAGGCGCTGGTGAGCAAAGGACACAACCGGGACACGGACTGGTTTTCGGTAATAGACGGCGAATGGCCGCAGCTGGATAACGCCATGCGGCAATGGCTGGCCGTCGACAATTTTACCGCCGACGGCCAGCAGCGCCGTCCCCTGGAGAGTTTCCGTTAA
- a CDS encoding maltoporin — protein sequence MNTTLRALSVALAAALIAPSAFAASAAIPTIDFHGYMRAGVGVSGDGSEAEWQKNKLGRLGNESDTYGELELGSEVYKKDDVSFYLDSMVSMVSDGSNDNETTLNDDAQFGLRQLNLQIKGLIPGDPNAVIWGGKRYYQRHDLHIIDTKYWNISGSGAGVENYTLGPGAVSLAWIRGDANDVDYRVDGDSNVNINYIDLRYAGWKPWAGSWTEFGIDYAMPNTTKKQDSYGGLYDADNGVMLTGEISQDMLGGYNKTVLQYANKGLAQNMVSQGGGWYDMWNYVNDATGYRVINTGLIPITEKFSINHVLTWGSADDITDYTDKTRMLSLVARGQYQFTDYVRLIGEVGGFYQKDSYNNGTSYKQAGEKYTIALGLADGPDFMSRPELRIFASYLNDSEDGKPFEDQTANNTWNFGVQVEAWW from the coding sequence ATGAACACTACACTGCGCGCCCTTTCAGTCGCGTTAGCCGCTGCGCTAATCGCCCCTTCCGCATTTGCGGCTTCTGCCGCGATCCCGACGATCGATTTCCATGGCTATATGCGCGCCGGGGTTGGGGTCTCCGGCGATGGTAGCGAAGCGGAATGGCAAAAAAATAAGCTGGGCCGTTTGGGGAACGAGTCGGATACCTATGGCGAGCTGGAGCTGGGCTCTGAGGTCTACAAGAAAGATGACGTCAGCTTCTATCTCGACAGTATGGTCAGCATGGTCTCCGACGGCTCTAACGATAATGAAACCACGCTGAACGATGATGCACAGTTCGGCTTACGTCAGCTGAACCTGCAGATCAAAGGGCTGATCCCGGGCGATCCAAATGCGGTGATCTGGGGGGGTAAACGTTACTACCAGCGCCACGATCTGCATATCATCGATACCAAATACTGGAACATATCCGGCTCCGGGGCCGGGGTGGAAAACTACACCCTCGGCCCGGGCGCCGTCTCGCTGGCCTGGATCCGCGGCGATGCCAACGATGTTGACTATCGCGTCGATGGCGACAGCAACGTCAATATTAACTATATCGATTTACGCTACGCGGGCTGGAAGCCGTGGGCGGGCTCGTGGACCGAATTCGGTATCGACTACGCGATGCCAAACACCACGAAAAAACAGGATAGCTACGGCGGACTGTACGATGCTGACAACGGCGTCATGCTGACCGGTGAAATCAGTCAGGATATGCTGGGCGGCTATAACAAAACCGTGCTGCAGTACGCCAACAAAGGCCTGGCGCAGAACATGGTCTCCCAGGGCGGCGGCTGGTACGATATGTGGAACTACGTGAACGACGCCACCGGTTACCGTGTGATTAACACTGGCTTGATCCCCATTACTGAGAAGTTCTCCATCAACCATGTCCTGACCTGGGGCTCAGCGGATGACATTACCGACTATACCGACAAAACGCGGATGCTGTCGCTGGTCGCGCGCGGACAATACCAGTTCACCGACTATGTGCGCCTGATTGGCGAAGTTGGCGGTTTCTATCAGAAAGACAGCTACAACAATGGCACCAGCTACAAACAGGCGGGTGAGAAATACACCATTGCGCTGGGCCTGGCGGACGGGCCAGACTTTATGTCACGTCCGGAATTACGCATTTTTGCTTCATACTTGAATGATTCCGAGGATGGTAAACCGTTTGAAGACCAGACGGCGAATAATACCTGGAATTTCGGCGTGCAGGTCGAGGCCTGGTGGTAA
- the ykgO gene encoding type B 50S ribosomal protein L36, translating into MQVVNSLRRAKQRHPDCQLVKRKGRLYVICKSNPRFKAVQGRKKRR; encoded by the coding sequence ATGCAGGTCGTCAACTCATTACGCCGCGCCAAACAGCGCCACCCTGATTGCCAGCTGGTCAAGCGCAAAGGGCGGCTGTATGTGATCTGTAAGAGTAACCCCCGCTTCAAAGCGGTACAGGGGCGTAAAAAACGTCGTTAA
- a CDS encoding carbohydrate ABC transporter permease — protein sequence MSIHSSENFSDARGPGRHAWCGLLLAIVPGFGQFYHRQWLKGLVFLVLLSSFLGIFYDFLREGLWGLYTLGEEVPRDNSIFLLAEGIISVLIVAFGVLIYFLSLRDAWLNGKKRDEGIALNSVRKQYQMLLSDGFPYLMITPGFILLVFVVIFPILFGFAIAFTNYNLYHTPPAKLVDWVGLKNFVNIFTLSIWRSTFLDVLQWTVVWTLLATTLQCTVGVLLAILVNQKDLRFKPLIRTIFILPWAVPGFVTILVFAGMFNDSFGVINNAILSFFGISPKAWLTDPFWTKTALIMMQTWLGFPFVFAMTTGVLQAIPDDLYEAATMDGASAFTRLRTITLPLVLYAIAPIIITQYTFNFNNFNIIYLFNNGGPAVAGSNAGGTDILVSWIYKLTMSSSQYAIAATITILLSIFVVGLALWQFRATKSFKNDDMA from the coding sequence GTGAGCATCCATTCCAGCGAAAATTTTAGCGACGCGCGCGGGCCCGGGCGGCATGCGTGGTGCGGCCTGCTGCTGGCAATCGTGCCGGGTTTCGGTCAGTTTTATCATCGCCAGTGGCTGAAAGGGCTGGTCTTCCTGGTGCTGCTGAGCAGCTTTCTGGGTATTTTTTATGATTTCCTGCGCGAGGGGCTGTGGGGGCTATATACCCTGGGCGAGGAGGTACCGCGGGATAACTCTATCTTCCTGTTAGCCGAGGGGATTATCAGCGTACTGATCGTCGCCTTTGGCGTGCTGATCTATTTTCTCTCGCTGCGTGATGCGTGGCTCAACGGTAAAAAACGTGATGAGGGGATCGCCCTCAACAGCGTGCGTAAGCAGTACCAGATGCTGCTGAGCGACGGCTTTCCATACCTGATGATCACCCCGGGCTTTATTTTGCTGGTCTTTGTGGTGATCTTTCCGATTCTGTTTGGTTTCGCCATCGCTTTCACCAACTACAACCTCTACCACACGCCGCCAGCGAAGCTGGTTGACTGGGTGGGGCTGAAAAACTTCGTCAATATTTTTACCCTCTCCATCTGGCGCTCCACTTTCCTGGATGTGCTGCAGTGGACGGTGGTGTGGACACTGCTGGCGACCACCCTGCAGTGTACGGTGGGCGTGCTGTTGGCCATTCTGGTCAACCAAAAAGATCTGCGCTTTAAGCCGTTGATCCGCACCATCTTTATTTTGCCGTGGGCGGTGCCGGGGTTTGTCACCATCCTCGTCTTTGCCGGGATGTTCAACGACTCCTTCGGGGTCATCAACAACGCGATCCTGTCCTTCTTCGGCATCAGTCCTAAGGCATGGCTCACCGATCCGTTCTGGACTAAAACGGCGCTGATCATGATGCAGACCTGGCTTGGTTTCCCGTTTGTGTTTGCCATGACCACCGGCGTGTTACAGGCGATCCCGGACGATCTGTATGAAGCCGCAACGATGGACGGCGCCAGCGCCTTTACCCGCTTGCGTACCATTACTCTGCCGCTGGTGCTGTACGCGATCGCGCCGATCATCATCACCCAGTACACCTTCAACTTTAATAACTTCAACATCATTTACCTGTTCAACAACGGCGGTCCTGCGGTGGCGGGCTCTAACGCCGGCGGGACGGATATTCTGGTGTCGTGGATCTATAAGCTGACGATGTCCTCGTCGCAGTACGCCATCGCGGCGACCATCACGATCCTGCTGTCGATCTTTGTCGTCGGCCTGGCGCTGTGGCAGTTCCGCGCCACCAAATCCTTCAAAAATGACGACATGGCGTAA
- a CDS encoding PLP-dependent aminotransferase family protein, with protein sequence MNIPDEAFFALLAQGLRQREDETLQRALYHTLRNAILQGTLAACCRLPGSRVIAGYLQLSRNTVNAALEQLALEGYLTRSRQGTQVVPLAACREESMKVPPVVLPERLQGLPAAMRRDSPTLLFTPGMPAVNYFPLPLWRRLMDNVLRDEGSALLGYGEAAGDPLLREAIARHLALSRGIRCDIRQIVITEGALEGVNLCTSLLTSPGDSVWVEEPGYVGARSVFLRAGLRVSGMAVDDEGMQIADSVAEPPRLIFTSPSHQYPLGSVMSAARRLALVEYARLHGAWIVEDDYDSEFRHSGEPIPAMLGMVPDAPVVYLGTFSKTLFPALRIGFMVMPSALADAAQAVIGALLRGGHRTEQRALARFIEKGHYARHLAAMRRLYRKRQQQLREALAQEITVPCEVLGGGGGMHLTVAMEGVNDRMLAQQARQFQLAPAALSHFYLDPQRARSGLVLGYGNTSASRYLLALRTLNRLIAQHRRG encoded by the coding sequence ATGAATATACCGGACGAGGCATTTTTTGCGTTGCTGGCGCAGGGGTTACGGCAGCGTGAGGATGAAACTCTGCAGCGTGCGCTGTACCACACATTGCGCAATGCCATCCTGCAGGGAACACTGGCGGCCTGCTGCCGTTTGCCCGGCTCGCGGGTTATTGCCGGATACCTGCAGCTGTCGCGCAATACGGTCAATGCCGCACTGGAGCAGCTGGCGCTGGAAGGTTATCTGACGCGGAGCCGTCAGGGGACGCAGGTGGTACCGCTCGCCGCCTGCCGCGAAGAGTCGATGAAGGTGCCGCCCGTCGTGCTGCCTGAGCGGCTGCAGGGGCTGCCAGCCGCAATGCGCCGCGACTCTCCGACGCTGCTGTTTACCCCTGGCATGCCGGCGGTGAACTATTTCCCGTTGCCGCTATGGCGGCGGCTGATGGATAACGTCTTACGCGACGAGGGTAGCGCGCTGCTGGGCTATGGCGAGGCGGCAGGCGACCCCCTGCTGCGGGAGGCTATCGCTCGCCATCTGGCGCTCTCCCGGGGGATCCGCTGTGATATTCGGCAAATTGTCATTACCGAGGGGGCGCTGGAAGGCGTTAATTTATGTACTTCACTGCTGACCAGCCCGGGCGATAGCGTATGGGTGGAAGAGCCGGGTTATGTGGGGGCCAGGAGTGTCTTCCTGCGGGCGGGGCTGCGGGTCAGCGGGATGGCCGTCGATGATGAAGGGATGCAAATAGCAGACAGCGTCGCGGAGCCGCCCCGGCTGATCTTCACCTCTCCCTCTCATCAGTATCCCCTCGGGAGCGTCATGAGCGCTGCGCGACGTCTGGCGCTGGTGGAGTATGCCCGCCTGCACGGGGCATGGATTGTGGAAGATGACTATGACAGCGAGTTTCGCCATAGCGGAGAACCGATCCCGGCGATGTTGGGGATGGTCCCTGACGCTCCGGTGGTGTATCTCGGCACCTTCAGCAAAACGCTTTTTCCGGCGCTGCGTATTGGCTTCATGGTCATGCCGTCCGCGCTGGCGGATGCTGCTCAGGCGGTAATCGGCGCACTGCTGCGTGGCGGACACCGTACCGAACAGCGCGCGCTGGCCAGGTTTATTGAGAAGGGGCACTATGCGCGCCATCTGGCGGCCATGCGCCGTTTGTACCGCAAACGTCAACAACAGCTGCGCGAAGCGCTGGCGCAAGAGATCACCGTGCCGTGTGAGGTTCTCGGCGGAGGAGGAGGGATGCATCTGACGGTCGCTATGGAGGGCGTCAATGACCGAATGCTGGCGCAGCAGGCGCGGCAGTTTCAACTGGCGCCTGCCGCGTTAAGTCATTTCTATCTCGACCCGCAGCGAGCGCGGAGCGGACTGGTGCTTGGGTATGGCAATACCTCTGCTTCTCGCTATCTCCTGGCGCTACGGACGCTAAATCGCCTTATTGCGCAGCACCGGCGCGGGTGA
- a CDS encoding type B 50S ribosomal protein L31: MKAHIHPPYRTVVFHDTSANEYFKVGSTIRTDRVIELDGETFPYVTIDVSSKSHPYYTGKQKTFASEGSAARFRQRFGGFIDAKRKA, translated from the coding sequence ATGAAAGCCCATATTCATCCTCCCTATCGTACGGTGGTGTTTCACGACACCAGCGCGAATGAGTATTTTAAAGTCGGATCAACTATTCGCACCGATCGCGTGATTGAGCTCGATGGCGAAACATTTCCGTATGTGACGATCGACGTCTCCTCGAAATCGCATCCGTACTACACGGGCAAACAAAAAACGTTCGCCAGTGAAGGCAGTGCAGCCCGTTTCCGCCAGCGTTTCGGCGGCTTTATTGATGCCAAAAGGAAAGCATGA
- a CDS encoding arabinogalactan endo-beta-1,4-galactanase encodes MKRFTPAWLAVCLACSFSLPSLAADALETRAFHAMPADFIKGADISTLLDAEKHGATFYDQNNQRKDPIAILKENGVNYVRLRLWVDPQSASGEDYGGGNNDLATTLALAKRAKAQGMKLLLDFHYSDFWTDPGKQFKPKAWEKMDYPQLKTAIHDYTRDTIARFKQAGVLPDMVQIGNEINGGILWPEGKSWGQGGGEFDRLAGLLNAAIDGLKENLRHGEQVKIMLHLAEGTKNDTFRWWFDEIDKRHVPYDVIGLSMYTYWNGPISALKANMDDISKRYNKDVIVVEAAYAYTLANCDNAENSFQAKEEKDGGYPATVQGQYNYIHDLMQAVVDVPDQRGKGIFYWEPTWIAVPGNTWATPAGMKYIHDEWKEGNARENQALFDCQGKVLPSVKVFN; translated from the coding sequence ATGAAAAGATTCACACCCGCATGGCTTGCGGTTTGTCTGGCATGCAGTTTTTCCCTTCCTTCACTGGCCGCGGACGCGCTTGAAACCCGCGCGTTTCACGCCATGCCAGCGGACTTTATCAAAGGCGCGGATATCTCCACGCTGCTGGATGCGGAAAAACACGGGGCGACCTTTTACGACCAGAATAATCAGCGCAAGGATCCGATCGCCATTCTGAAAGAGAACGGCGTCAACTATGTCCGCCTCCGTCTGTGGGTTGATCCGCAATCGGCGAGCGGCGAGGACTATGGCGGCGGGAACAATGATCTGGCCACCACCCTGGCGCTGGCGAAGCGGGCGAAAGCCCAGGGGATGAAGCTGCTGCTTGATTTTCATTACAGCGATTTCTGGACCGATCCCGGCAAGCAGTTCAAGCCGAAAGCCTGGGAAAAGATGGATTACCCGCAGCTGAAAACGGCGATTCATGACTATACCCGCGATACTATCGCCCGCTTTAAGCAGGCGGGCGTGCTGCCGGATATGGTGCAGATTGGCAATGAAATCAACGGCGGCATCCTGTGGCCGGAAGGGAAAAGCTGGGGGCAGGGTGGCGGAGAATTCGACCGGCTGGCCGGCCTGCTGAACGCGGCTATCGATGGCCTGAAGGAGAACCTGCGCCACGGCGAGCAGGTGAAAATCATGCTGCATCTGGCCGAAGGGACCAAAAATGATACCTTCCGCTGGTGGTTTGATGAGATTGATAAACGCCATGTGCCGTATGACGTGATTGGGCTGTCGATGTACACCTACTGGAATGGCCCGATCAGCGCTCTGAAGGCCAATATGGATGACATTAGCAAACGCTATAACAAAGACGTTATCGTCGTCGAGGCGGCCTACGCCTATACCCTGGCCAACTGCGACAACGCGGAAAATAGTTTCCAGGCGAAAGAAGAAAAGGATGGGGGATATCCCGCCACCGTACAGGGACAATATAACTATATTCACGATTTAATGCAGGCGGTGGTTGATGTGCCTGACCAGCGCGGTAAAGGTATTTTCTATTGGGAGCCTACATGGATTGCCGTGCCGGGAAATACCTGGGCCACGCCGGCGGGAATGAAATATATCCATGACGAGTGGAAAGAGGGCAATGCACGTGAAAATCAGGCGCTATTTGATTGTCAGGGAAAAGTATTGCCGTCGGTAAAAGTATTTAATTAA